A genome region from Methanobacterium sp. Maddingley MBC34 includes the following:
- a CDS encoding RNA ligase, Pab1020 family (PFAM: ATP dependent DNA ligase domain~TIGRFAM: RNA ligase, Pab1020 family), with protein MREKSTPPLVTDEEVSRLLDVPSTKLEEAYQKGMVKKYQKHGLVAIQFRKGLGPVEAGTMVIKGEEIEVIRGFPKIRRTLMLHPALEKHFPREVAVEEKMNGYNVRIAWVDGKVVAFTRGGYICPYTSRKASQILDLDEFFQDYPQMVICGEMVGTLNPYVSHYYPEVGKLGFRIFDLREKLTNTPLPLMVKRELLADYQLEPVRLLGVFPVEDAPQKILGIVRELGKNDREGVVMKDPQMQLEPLKYTSSQAQAAELEYALSFPFDLAQAFLFSRIIREGFQSHETGESTDQLRERALRMGESILYPMLETIAKVEQGELAAEDLMIEVDSQEEADEFIRHLRDLKVMATLAEIKNGKAVIRRIHQSTNDRINNYLDGGLY; from the coding sequence ATGAGAGAAAAAAGCACCCCGCCCCTGGTAACTGATGAGGAAGTTTCTCGCCTCCTGGATGTGCCTTCCACGAAACTGGAGGAAGCTTACCAGAAGGGTATGGTAAAAAAATACCAGAAACATGGCCTGGTTGCCATCCAGTTCCGGAAAGGATTGGGACCAGTTGAAGCCGGGACCATGGTTATAAAAGGGGAGGAAATTGAAGTTATTAGGGGGTTTCCCAAGATAAGAAGGACCCTGATGCTACACCCTGCACTGGAAAAACACTTCCCTCGGGAAGTGGCGGTGGAGGAGAAAATGAACGGATACAACGTTCGTATAGCGTGGGTTGATGGGAAGGTAGTTGCCTTCACCCGTGGTGGTTACATCTGCCCCTACACCAGCCGTAAAGCCAGCCAGATACTGGACCTGGATGAGTTCTTCCAGGACTATCCTCAGATGGTTATCTGTGGTGAGATGGTTGGCACCTTAAACCCTTACGTTTCCCACTACTACCCTGAGGTGGGGAAACTGGGATTCCGCATATTCGACCTGCGGGAAAAACTCACCAACACACCACTACCATTAATGGTTAAAAGGGAACTACTGGCAGATTACCAATTGGAACCAGTGAGACTTCTGGGAGTGTTCCCAGTGGAAGATGCCCCTCAGAAGATCCTGGGTATTGTGAGGGAATTAGGGAAAAATGATCGGGAGGGAGTGGTGATGAAGGACCCCCAGATGCAACTTGAACCCTTAAAGTACACCTCATCCCAGGCCCAGGCAGCAGAACTGGAATATGCCCTGAGTTTCCCCTTTGACCTGGCCCAGGCATTTCTGTTTAGCAGGATCATCAGGGAAGGATTCCAGTCCCATGAAACAGGAGAATCCACAGACCAGCTCCGGGAAAGAGCCCTGCGGATGGGTGAATCCATACTCTACCCCATGCTGGAAACCATTGCTAAGGTAGAGCAGGGTGAATTAGCAGCCGAGGATCTGATGATAGAAGTGGATAGTCAGGAAGAAGCCGATGAATTCATCCGCCACCTCCGTGATTTAAAGGTCATGGCCACACTGGCTGAGATAAAAAACGGCAAAGCAGTCATTAGAAGGATACATCAGTCCACTAATGACCGGATCAACAACTACCTTGATGGTGGGTTGTATTAA
- a CDS encoding CBS-domain-containing membrane protein (PFAM: CBS domain), giving the protein MHVKDIMAKDAVVVDKDQNIHDALKLMKKNKVSRLPVINTNQDHQKELVGIITEKDIALRLGSSKYGNLAPSHFHVSTVMTHQPLTAEGNQTLGDAAQLMLENGIGGLTVMDGNQIIGMITKTDFLHTCQGRPFTEITVKDRMRTNVTTVGLQDRLVHARRLIIDEGISRLPVMEDGELQGMITAKDIALAMMSFRKVVPDKYKPARIRNLLVEDVMIQNVKTITPETTISEAAQILLDENFSGLPVVDEDGMTGIITKTDFLKLIVELEKD; this is encoded by the coding sequence ATGCATGTGAAAGATATAATGGCCAAAGATGCAGTTGTGGTGGACAAAGACCAGAACATCCATGATGCATTGAAATTAATGAAAAAAAATAAAGTATCCAGGTTACCGGTTATAAACACCAACCAGGACCATCAGAAAGAACTGGTAGGTATCATAACCGAGAAAGACATAGCTCTCCGTCTGGGATCATCCAAATACGGCAATCTGGCACCCTCCCACTTCCATGTCTCCACAGTAATGACACATCAACCATTAACTGCTGAAGGCAACCAGACACTGGGAGATGCTGCCCAGCTCATGCTGGAAAATGGAATCGGAGGCCTTACTGTCATGGATGGCAACCAGATCATAGGGATGATCACCAAAACTGACTTCCTGCACACCTGCCAGGGCAGACCCTTCACTGAAATCACAGTAAAAGACAGAATGAGGACCAATGTCACTACAGTCGGACTTCAGGACAGGCTGGTACACGCCAGGAGACTCATCATCGATGAAGGTATTAGCCGACTCCCAGTAATGGAGGATGGCGAGCTCCAGGGAATGATTACTGCTAAAGATATAGCCCTGGCCATGATGTCCTTTAGAAAAGTAGTTCCAGACAAGTACAAACCCGCCAGGATACGTAACCTTCTGGTGGAGGATGTTATGATCCAGAACGTGAAAACCATCACTCCAGAAACAACCATATCCGAGGCAGCACAGATCCTGCTGGATGAAAACTTCAGTGGACTGCCAGTGGTGGATGAAGATGGAATGACTGGAATAATCACCAAAACCGACTTCCTGAAACTGATAGTGGAACTGGAAAAAGACTAA
- a CDS encoding putative transcriptional regulator, C-terminal CBS domain containing protein (PFAM: CBS domain): MMKIEDVMNEEVILAGENEQVSHARNLMLKHGYSRILVVDQEGKPVGILTEKDLTRKMRSHGPKWKRRTIDKISIRRVMTPNPLTITPFREVQEAVELMIKNDISSVPVVDGDEVVGIITKSDLMEFYRQKYTGKWKVSQLMTSEVITVNENHSIGHVIGVMEDQKIGKVIVVRDNEPVGIITSSNISFANVEDPETGVSVEKIAFLRNIEGQEKRNVREVSMVTAGDLMTNHLIKIEKNEDAASAADIMAKKDVSGIPVVSDNELVGIITKTDIIRGIQ, from the coding sequence ATGATGAAAATCGAGGATGTAATGAACGAGGAAGTAATATTAGCAGGGGAAAACGAACAAGTAAGCCATGCCCGAAACCTCATGCTCAAACACGGCTACAGCCGTATTTTGGTGGTTGACCAGGAAGGTAAACCAGTGGGCATCCTAACTGAAAAAGACTTAACCCGAAAAATGAGGTCCCACGGACCAAAATGGAAAAGAAGAACCATTGATAAAATCAGCATCCGTAGGGTCATGACACCCAACCCATTGACCATCACCCCCTTCCGGGAGGTTCAGGAGGCAGTGGAGCTCATGATCAAAAATGACATCAGCTCTGTTCCTGTTGTGGATGGAGATGAAGTGGTGGGGATCATAACCAAAAGTGACCTCATGGAATTCTACCGCCAGAAATACACGGGCAAATGGAAAGTATCTCAGCTCATGACCAGTGAAGTGATAACCGTCAATGAAAACCATAGCATTGGCCATGTTATCGGGGTAATGGAAGATCAAAAAATTGGTAAAGTCATAGTGGTGAGAGATAATGAGCCAGTGGGAATCATAACTTCTTCCAATATATCCTTTGCCAATGTGGAAGACCCTGAAACAGGAGTGAGTGTGGAAAAAATAGCATTCCTGCGTAACATTGAGGGTCAGGAGAAGAGAAATGTTCGAGAGGTTTCCATGGTCACAGCAGGAGATCTCATGACCAACCACCTTATAAAAATCGAAAAAAATGAAGATGCCGCCAGTGCCGCTGATATTATGGCTAAAAAAGATGTTAGTGGAATTCCAGTGGTCAGTGACAATGAACTGGTGGGAATAATCACAAAAACGGATATAATCCGGGGAATCCAGTAA
- a CDS encoding CBS-domain-containing membrane protein (PFAM: CBS domain) encodes MRKRQTINRVKSMDRGSLEFETHESQHEGDVMSIATKKVVTAPQTATIKEAAEIMVKNKFRRLPITDPGSEKLLGIVTSMDILDFLGGGDKYKILEEKHQDNFPAAINESVKMIMTREVETINTKDSITTAVTKMTAKGVGALPIVDSNHKIAGIVSERDFVLLMAGVLTDEKVEDYMHNSVITTTPGTRIEGASKIMVRNKLRRIPVVGEDRKTPHPEDEKIVGIVTATDILEFLGKNSAFEHMITNSAEAILNTTITEIMESEVIMATATAHLGDVCVIMEEKGIGGLPVVQNGELRGIITESDILRAVSS; translated from the coding sequence ATGAGAAAAAGACAAACCATAAACAGGGTAAAATCAATGGACCGTGGTTCATTGGAATTTGAAACCCACGAATCCCAGCATGAGGGAGACGTGATGAGCATAGCAACGAAAAAGGTGGTTACCGCACCTCAAACAGCCACCATAAAAGAAGCGGCTGAAATAATGGTAAAAAACAAGTTCAGACGACTTCCCATAACTGATCCAGGGAGTGAGAAGCTTCTGGGAATAGTTACCTCCATGGACATTCTGGACTTTTTAGGAGGTGGGGACAAGTACAAGATCCTGGAAGAAAAACATCAGGACAACTTCCCTGCAGCCATCAACGAGTCAGTGAAGATGATCATGACCCGTGAGGTGGAAACCATCAACACCAAGGACTCCATAACCACTGCTGTAACTAAAATGACAGCTAAAGGAGTGGGTGCCCTTCCAATAGTGGACAGCAACCATAAAATAGCAGGTATAGTATCTGAAAGAGACTTTGTACTCTTAATGGCAGGGGTACTCACCGATGAAAAAGTGGAAGACTACATGCACAATAGTGTAATAACCACCACCCCCGGGACCCGTATTGAAGGTGCATCAAAGATAATGGTCCGCAACAAACTTCGCAGGATCCCTGTTGTGGGTGAAGACCGCAAGACACCCCACCCTGAGGATGAGAAGATCGTGGGAATTGTCACCGCCACCGACATCCTGGAATTTTTAGGTAAAAACAGTGCCTTTGAACACATGATAACCAACAGTGCCGAGGCGATCCTCAACACCACCATCACCGAGATCATGGAATCTGAGGTGATCATGGCCACTGCCACTGCACATCTGGGAGATGTATGTGTTATCATGGAAGAAAAAGGCATAGGTGGACTTCCTGTAGTGCAAAATGGAGAACTACGGGGAATAATAACTGAAAGTGATATATTAAGAGCCGTGAGTTCCTAA
- a CDS encoding CBS domain-containing protein (PFAM: CBS domain), protein MNPVEKVMTPDPVTVSVDTHATMVRSIFREEGFRTILVVSENRLEGAITRGDMMNISSTKSNIDARGIMEKPRVIATPDMDLLQLAREIMKAGTVYAPVVESADSMQLVGIITVADILRKFLYNGLKPDSETLQGLITPNVVTCNYDDLISHVWKRMDEYGFSGLPVMKKNKLIGIVTRMDIIKSGHARMGFESDSHEGRGTIMVEKVMKTPPVVATPSTLTREAGEIILEYDIGRIPVVENPVYVKREPRRAKEANLVGIVSREDILWSYIR, encoded by the coding sequence TTGAACCCGGTGGAAAAAGTAATGACCCCGGATCCTGTCACCGTATCTGTGGATACACATGCCACCATGGTAAGGTCCATCTTCCGTGAAGAAGGATTCCGTACCATTCTCGTAGTATCCGAGAACCGCTTAGAAGGTGCTATAACCCGTGGAGATATGATGAACATATCCTCCACCAAATCCAACATAGATGCCAGGGGAATCATGGAAAAACCCCGGGTGATAGCCACGCCCGATATGGATTTACTCCAACTTGCCAGGGAGATAATGAAAGCGGGTACTGTTTATGCTCCGGTAGTGGAGTCAGCAGACAGCATGCAACTGGTGGGAATAATAACTGTAGCTGATATTTTAAGGAAATTTCTCTACAACGGACTAAAACCCGATTCTGAAACCCTGCAGGGATTAATCACTCCCAACGTGGTTACCTGTAATTACGATGACCTGATCTCACATGTCTGGAAACGAATGGATGAATACGGCTTTTCCGGACTTCCAGTGATGAAGAAAAATAAACTCATAGGAATCGTCACCAGAATGGACATCATCAAATCAGGCCATGCCCGGATGGGATTTGAGTCAGATTCCCATGAAGGACGTGGTACCATTATGGTGGAGAAGGTCATGAAAACGCCCCCTGTGGTGGCAACCCCCAGTACCTTAACCCGTGAGGCTGGGGAAATAATACTGGAGTACGATATTGGGAGAATACCCGTGGTTGAAAATCCAGTATACGTTAAAAGAGAACCCCGAAGAGCTAAAGAAGCCAATCTTGTTGGTATAGTTTCAAGGGAAGATATTTTATGGTCCTATATCAGATGA
- a CDS encoding putative transcriptional regulator, C-terminal CBS domain containing protein (PFAM: CBS domain): protein MEMDTQVTVHDAMTSSVITVDPETNIAQAAAIMSQKGIGSLIIKSNSEPEGLITESDIITKVVSMDIQASQITVAEVMTQDLIKIHPGSDLNEAARTMAKNKIRRLPVVNNGVLVGILTSTDVMTVSPELTEILIETAKMTNQIDYSDNEKSVPGTCEVCGNYLDYLDEVDGKYVCEECKEDIEGE from the coding sequence ATGGAAATGGATACCCAAGTGACTGTGCACGACGCCATGACATCAAGTGTGATAACTGTAGACCCCGAAACCAACATTGCCCAAGCTGCGGCTATAATGAGCCAGAAGGGCATTGGAAGCCTCATCATCAAGAGTAATTCAGAACCAGAAGGACTGATTACCGAAAGCGACATTATAACCAAGGTTGTATCCATGGATATCCAGGCCAGCCAGATAACTGTGGCCGAGGTCATGACCCAAGATCTCATAAAAATCCATCCTGGAAGCGACCTCAACGAAGCAGCAAGAACCATGGCAAAAAACAAGATAAGAAGACTGCCAGTGGTGAATAATGGAGTTCTTGTTGGTATATTAACCTCCACTGATGTGATGACAGTTTCACCAGAACTCACTGAAATCTTGATTGAAACTGCCAAGATGACCAACCAGATAGATTACTCTGACAATGAGAAATCAGTACCTGGAACCTGTGAAGTATGTGGAAATTACCTGGATTATCTGGATGAAGTGGATGGAAAGTACGTTTGTGAGGAGTGTAAAGAAGATATAGAAGGTGAATAG
- a CDS encoding organic radical activating enzyme (PFAM: Radical SAM superfamily), with translation MLIPPKPQSNGGFEIKTRISEIFSSIQGEGKLIGRRQVFVRFTGCNLNCNYCDTPLSRDPGYGEECDIDTLYEKIDELITPDFHSVSFTGGEPLIHADFIKDFLEKYPLPALVETNGSLPDELAKLTELVDYVSMDVKLPEHEAVSNWDDLMDQEIKSIKLLIKKGINSYCKLVVQPSTTTDTVACIAARIREEIPDTGKISLVVQPVSPLELWAGKTHKLLEISEKAGEYLDVLTIPQVHKLLNLR, from the coding sequence GTGCTTATTCCACCAAAACCGCAGAGTAATGGGGGATTTGAAATCAAAACACGAATTTCAGAGATTTTCTCAAGTATACAAGGTGAAGGAAAACTTATAGGCCGAAGACAGGTCTTTGTAAGGTTCACCGGGTGCAACCTTAACTGCAACTACTGTGACACTCCCTTAAGCCGTGATCCTGGTTATGGTGAGGAATGTGACATAGACACATTATACGAGAAAATTGATGAACTCATAACCCCTGATTTTCACTCGGTTTCATTTACAGGGGGAGAACCATTAATACACGCTGATTTTATCAAAGATTTCCTGGAAAAATACCCTTTACCAGCTCTGGTGGAAACTAATGGTTCCCTACCAGATGAACTGGCCAAATTAACAGAATTAGTGGACTATGTTTCCATGGATGTGAAACTCCCGGAGCATGAGGCAGTTTCCAACTGGGATGATCTCATGGATCAGGAGATAAAATCCATAAAGCTATTAATAAAAAAGGGGATAAATAGTTACTGTAAGTTAGTAGTACAGCCCTCCACAACAACGGACACAGTGGCCTGTATAGCAGCCAGAATAAGGGAAGAAATCCCTGATACCGGTAAAATATCCCTGGTTGTTCAGCCGGTCAGTCCCCTGGAACTTTGGGCTGGGAAAACTCACAAACTACTAGAAATTTCCGAGAAAGCAGGAGAATATCTCGACGTGTTAACCATACCCCAGGTTCATAAACTTCTTAACCTAAGATAG
- a CDS encoding 6-pyruvoyl-tetrahydropterin synthase (PFAM: 6-pyruvoyl tetrahydropterin synthase~TIGRFAM: 6-pyruvoyl tetrahydropterin synthase/QueD family protein), with translation MKIVINGIHANLRFASAHMIPCHEFCGGIHGHSYHVDVIVEGERGGQFGFVADFKTVKALVRKMCKELDHKLLIPEESKELDFKSKDPVEFSIANKEYKIPREDCCLLPLPSTSAEDLAEYLADKLFQALQNEGDIKSVEICVNEGIGQGAYSTKTAE, from the coding sequence ATGAAAATAGTCATCAATGGGATACACGCTAACTTGAGATTTGCATCCGCCCACATGATCCCCTGCCATGAATTCTGTGGAGGAATACACGGCCACTCTTACCACGTGGATGTGATTGTGGAAGGAGAACGTGGTGGCCAGTTTGGATTCGTGGCTGACTTTAAAACAGTCAAGGCATTGGTAAGGAAAATGTGCAAAGAACTGGATCACAAACTCCTCATACCTGAAGAAAGCAAGGAACTTGATTTTAAAAGCAAAGACCCGGTAGAGTTCTCCATAGCCAATAAAGAGTATAAAATCCCCCGGGAAGACTGTTGTCTCCTGCCACTGCCCTCCACCTCTGCTGAAGATTTGGCAGAGTACCTGGCAGATAAACTATTTCAGGCACTCCAGAATGAGGGGGATATTAAAAGTGTGGAAATATGCGTGAACGAAGGAATAGGTCAGGGTGCTTATTCCACCAAAACCGCAGAGTAA
- a CDS encoding hypothetical protein (PFAM: Domain of unknown function (DUF366)), protein MKQKTLEPGMLYDGSQINPMWAFQALGIKGSSIVTWIGPMDIHSDELIDYEDVGLEIKSQEMVHFIIEHFDAQPADMRLCYHRQRILVMIVKDLLGELGIKSLRKGDDIYVDDGKLSVSIATCSISSMKIHFAMNLTSQGTPEDVKTTGLTEFTPPLTREDITELAKKISARYVMEISDIEEDIAKTRVF, encoded by the coding sequence ATGAAGCAAAAAACACTCGAACCTGGTATGCTATACGATGGAAGTCAAATAAATCCAATGTGGGCATTCCAGGCCCTGGGAATAAAGGGTTCCAGTATCGTGACCTGGATCGGTCCCATGGACATCCACTCAGATGAGTTAATTGATTATGAAGATGTGGGATTAGAGATAAAATCACAAGAGATGGTCCACTTCATAATCGAACACTTTGACGCACAACCTGCAGACATGCGACTCTGTTACCACCGGCAAAGGATTCTGGTGATGATTGTAAAGGATTTACTAGGGGAACTTGGTATAAAATCCCTTCGTAAGGGTGATGATATCTACGTTGATGATGGTAAACTCAGTGTATCCATTGCCACCTGTTCAATTAGTAGCATGAAGATCCACTTTGCCATGAACCTGACCAGTCAGGGAACACCAGAGGATGTTAAAACCACTGGTTTGACTGAGTTTACGCCTCCTTTAACCCGTGAAGATATCACAGAACTCGCAAAAAAGATTTCTGCAAGGTATGTAATGGAAATTTCTGATATTGAAGAGGACATTGCCAAGACCAGAGTATTTTAG
- a CDS encoding putative DNA-binding protein (PFAM: Domain of unknown function (DUF296)) — MIVKRLVPGQDLKKSLEEIRDKYGLKSGVILCLVGSLDEAVLRTANGNKKTIKGPLEIVSATGTIATNGIHLHLAVADSQGNVMGGHLMTGCPVHTTVEICISCPDMAFKRVFDSETGYRELNVFPK, encoded by the coding sequence ATGATAGTAAAAAGATTGGTGCCAGGCCAGGACCTCAAGAAGTCACTGGAAGAAATAAGGGATAAATATGGGTTAAAATCGGGTGTAATTCTGTGCTTGGTGGGTAGTCTGGATGAGGCAGTTTTAAGGACGGCTAATGGGAATAAAAAGACTATTAAGGGGCCATTGGAGATCGTTTCTGCCACAGGGACCATAGCCACCAACGGGATTCACCTGCACCTGGCAGTGGCTGATAGCCAGGGCAATGTCATGGGAGGGCACCTGATGACTGGTTGTCCAGTCCACACTACTGTTGAAATCTGTATTTCATGCCCAGACATGGCATTTAAGCGAGTATTTGACTCCGAAACAGGTTACCGTGAACTTAATGTTTTCCCCAAGTAG
- a CDS encoding homoserine dehydrogenase (PFAM: Homoserine dehydrogenase, NAD binding domain; Homoserine dehydrogenase; ACT domain), which translates to MDETVHIGLIGFGTIGSGVVATLNQNIQLLESKVNKKVNLKRIVDLDITTDRGVEVNPGVLSTNVDDILEDEEIDIVIELVGGYQPALNFILKAMENGKHVVTANKALLAKHWQEIMESAQNNGVRISFEASVGGGIPLLAPLNDGLAANNIETIYGIINGTANYILTKMDAEGLDFDTVLKEAQEMGYAEADPTFDIEGHDTAQKLIILGILGFGIYVEQEKFHVEGITRITPDDIRFAREELESVIKLLAIAQIVDGELEMRVHPTLVPETHLLASVNDVFNAVYLVGDVVGPVLMYGAGAGMMPTASAVVADCIDIIQDMERPVAYGPKETRVERIKDISDVESKYYLRITALDEPGVLHSISGVLSDLDISIESVSQRKADEGEAVPIFMVTHRALEKNVQEALKLIEQMDFVKEKTVLIRLL; encoded by the coding sequence ATGGATGAAACAGTACATATTGGACTTATAGGCTTTGGAACCATCGGAAGTGGCGTTGTAGCCACTTTAAACCAAAACATCCAATTATTAGAAAGTAAAGTTAATAAAAAGGTTAATCTCAAACGTATAGTGGATCTGGACATAACCACCGACCGTGGAGTGGAAGTCAACCCAGGAGTACTCTCCACCAATGTGGATGATATTCTGGAAGATGAGGAGATCGATATTGTTATTGAACTGGTTGGTGGCTACCAGCCCGCTCTGAATTTCATTTTAAAGGCCATGGAAAATGGTAAACACGTGGTAACCGCTAACAAAGCACTTTTAGCCAAGCACTGGCAGGAAATTATGGAAAGCGCCCAGAATAATGGTGTTCGAATCTCATTTGAGGCCAGTGTCGGCGGAGGTATTCCATTACTGGCACCACTCAATGATGGGCTGGCAGCCAATAACATAGAAACCATTTACGGCATAATAAACGGAACTGCCAATTACATACTTACCAAAATGGATGCAGAAGGTCTTGATTTTGATACAGTTCTAAAAGAAGCCCAGGAGATGGGTTACGCTGAAGCAGATCCCACTTTCGACATTGAAGGACATGACACTGCTCAGAAGCTCATAATACTTGGGATACTGGGCTTTGGAATTTACGTTGAACAGGAGAAGTTCCATGTGGAGGGTATAACCAGGATCACCCCTGATGATATCCGTTTTGCCAGGGAAGAACTGGAAAGTGTGATTAAACTACTGGCCATTGCCCAGATAGTAGATGGTGAGCTGGAGATGAGGGTGCATCCCACTCTGGTCCCTGAAACCCATTTATTGGCATCAGTTAATGATGTCTTTAACGCGGTGTACCTGGTGGGTGATGTGGTGGGCCCAGTGCTCATGTACGGGGCAGGTGCAGGTATGATGCCCACTGCCAGTGCAGTGGTGGCAGATTGCATCGATATAATACAGGATATGGAAAGACCAGTGGCTTACGGGCCAAAAGAAACCAGGGTAGAAAGGATTAAGGATATTTCAGATGTCGAGTCCAAATATTACCTGAGAATAACTGCACTGGATGAACCAGGAGTCTTACACTCCATATCTGGTGTTCTGAGTGATCTGGATATAAGTATTGAATCGGTGAGTCAGAGGAAAGCAGATGAAGGGGAAGCTGTGCCTATATTCATGGTAACCCACCGTGCCCTGGAGAAAAATGTGCAGGAAGCCCTGAAACTCATTGAACAAATGGATTTTGTGAAGGAAAAAACTGTTCTTATCAGGTTACTGTAG
- a CDS encoding cupin domain-containing protein (PFAM: Cupin domain) — protein sequence MNDELKSVVINVEDLLDYQEGAVVSREIIRKETGTVTIFAFDKGEGLSEHTAPFDAMVQIIDGKAEITISGKKNTLQRGDMIIMPADEPHALHALEQYKMILTMIRS from the coding sequence ATGAATGATGAACTGAAATCTGTGGTTATTAATGTGGAAGATTTGCTTGATTATCAGGAAGGGGCAGTTGTAAGTCGGGAGATAATTCGCAAAGAAACTGGAACCGTCACCATATTTGCCTTTGATAAAGGAGAGGGATTAAGCGAACACACCGCACCATTCGATGCAATGGTCCAGATAATTGATGGGAAGGCAGAAATAACTATTTCCGGTAAAAAGAACACTCTCCAGAGGGGGGACATGATCATTATGCCGGCGGACGAACCACATGCCCTCCATGCCCTGGAGCAATACAAAATGATCCTGACCATGATTCGGTCATGA